One genomic window of Prochlorococcus marinus CUG1416 includes the following:
- the gshB gene encoding glutathione synthase produces MKFLFVIDPIKNINPLKDSSAALMQASSKKNIEIWSCTPQDLEARGDEVWASSVKIEVNPWISFKANDCIPLAEFNCIWMRKDPPVNEAYLYATHLLEVAERKGVKVINKPSSLRAWNEKLGALRYSHLMAPTIVASKVKDLINFANINNEVVIKPLGGKGGQGVIRINKNSPGIKSILELITSQEELPVMMQKFIPEVIEGDKRIIIVNGEAIGAINRIPQGGDFRSNLAMGGKAEPTKLTEKEKSICSELSHHFKDEGLFFVGIDVINGMLSEINVTSPTGLREIENLSNKNVSEEVIAKLVEII; encoded by the coding sequence ATGAAATTTCTATTCGTAATAGATCCAATAAAAAATATAAATCCCTTAAAAGATTCATCTGCGGCTTTAATGCAAGCATCATCAAAAAAAAATATTGAAATCTGGAGTTGTACTCCTCAAGATCTTGAAGCTAGAGGTGATGAAGTATGGGCATCTTCTGTAAAAATTGAAGTAAATCCATGGATTTCTTTTAAAGCTAATGATTGCATACCTCTCGCCGAATTTAATTGCATTTGGATGAGAAAAGATCCTCCTGTAAATGAAGCATATTTATATGCGACACATCTCTTAGAAGTTGCCGAAAGAAAAGGAGTAAAAGTAATTAATAAACCTTCATCATTAAGGGCATGGAATGAAAAGTTAGGTGCATTGAGATACAGCCACTTAATGGCACCAACAATAGTTGCGAGTAAGGTAAAAGATCTTATTAATTTTGCAAATATAAATAATGAAGTAGTCATAAAACCTCTTGGAGGGAAAGGTGGTCAAGGTGTTATCAGGATAAATAAAAATTCCCCAGGGATTAAATCAATCCTTGAATTAATAACTTCTCAAGAAGAATTACCCGTAATGATGCAAAAATTTATTCCTGAAGTCATAGAGGGTGATAAAAGAATAATTATCGTAAATGGTGAAGCAATTGGAGCTATAAATAGGATTCCTCAAGGAGGTGATTTTAGGAGTAATTTAGCGATGGGAGGGAAGGCTGAACCAACAAAATTAACAGAAAAAGAAAAAAGTATATGCTCAGAGTTATCTCATCACTTCAAAGATGAAGGTTTGTTTTTTGTGGGTATTGATGTAATAAATGGAATGCTTAGCGAGATTAATGTAACCAGTCCAACAGGTTTAAGAGAAATAGAAAATTTATCTAACAAGAATGTTTCAGAGGAAGTTATTGCAAAATTAGTGGAAATTATCTAG
- the menA gene encoding 2-carboxy-1,4-naphthoquinone phytyltransferase, which translates to MDENKKKLWKQAIKWPLYSVAILPVFITGAYLLNLYEKLKIYNLIAFTLAAILILLWENLTNDLFDAETGIDEFKFHSIVNLIKNKKIISFIAYTSLVLGLLIISIISASTSINILILVAACCFLGYLYQGPPFRFGYQGLGEPLCWLAFGPFAYSAILIALNPSNIYFEDIPWKVSLLLGSGPSLATTLVLFCSHFHQIIEDKKHGKNSPLVRLGAKKGSQFVPWIIFTIYIFQLFTIVNGFIPVFCILYLISFPQAIRLINLLHSSYNKPAAIKNCKFIAIKFQTLNGVGLITGLIFNYLINK; encoded by the coding sequence ATGGATGAAAATAAAAAAAAATTATGGAAACAAGCAATAAAATGGCCTCTTTATTCTGTTGCAATACTTCCGGTATTTATTACAGGGGCTTATTTACTAAATCTATATGAAAAATTAAAAATATATAATTTAATCGCATTTACGTTAGCTGCAATATTGATATTACTTTGGGAAAATCTAACTAATGATTTATTCGACGCAGAAACAGGAATCGATGAATTTAAATTCCATTCTATTGTAAATCTTATAAAAAATAAAAAAATAATTTCATTTATTGCATATACATCTTTAGTTCTTGGTTTATTAATAATTTCAATTATTTCAGCATCAACAAGCATAAATATTTTGATTTTGGTAGCAGCTTGCTGCTTCTTAGGATATTTATATCAGGGACCTCCTTTTAGATTTGGCTATCAAGGTTTAGGAGAACCATTATGCTGGCTTGCATTTGGACCTTTTGCTTACTCTGCAATCTTAATTGCGTTAAATCCGTCTAATATTTATTTCGAAGATATTCCTTGGAAAGTTTCTTTATTACTTGGTTCAGGGCCTTCCTTAGCAACAACTCTAGTATTATTTTGTTCTCATTTTCATCAAATTATTGAAGATAAAAAGCATGGTAAAAATTCACCTTTAGTTCGCTTAGGAGCTAAAAAAGGTTCTCAATTTGTGCCTTGGATAATTTTCACAATATATATTTTTCAACTTTTCACTATAGTTAATGGATTTATTCCAGTTTTTTGTATCCTTTATTTGATTAGTTTTCCTCAAGCAATAAGACTAATAAATTTATTACACTCTTCATATAACAAACCTGCAGCAATAAAAAATTGCAAATTCATCGCAATAAAATTTCAAACTCTTAATGGAGTTGGCTTAATCACAGGATTAATTTTTAATTACTTGATTAATAAATGA
- a CDS encoding NAD(P)H-quinone oxidoreductase subunit H: MAQLETRTEPMVVNFGPHHPSMHGVLRLVVTLDGENVIDCEPVIGYLHRGMEKIAENRTNVMYVPYVSRMDYAAGMFYEAIVVNAPERLANIPVPKRASYIRVLMLELNRIANHLLWLGPFLADVGAQTPFFYIFREREMIYDLWEAATGQRLINNNFFRIGGVACDLPYGWLEKCMDFCDWFGPKIDEYEKLITNNPIFRKRIEGLGTIQRDQAINWSLSGPMLRASGVSWDLRKVDSYECYDDFDWQIASEKEGDCYARYRVRVEEMRQSLSIIRQACKMIPGGPTENLEAQRMATEDKKSEIFGIDYQYVAKKVAPTFKIPNGELYTRLESGKGEIGVFIQGNNEVTPWRFKIRAADLNNLQILPHILKGAKIADIMAILGSIDVIMGSVDR; encoded by the coding sequence ATGGCTCAGCTAGAGACAAGAACCGAACCAATGGTGGTTAATTTTGGCCCTCACCATCCATCAATGCATGGGGTTTTAAGGTTAGTTGTAACTCTTGATGGTGAGAATGTCATTGATTGTGAGCCGGTAATTGGATATTTGCATAGAGGAATGGAAAAGATAGCTGAAAATAGAACAAATGTTATGTATGTCCCTTATGTAAGCAGAATGGATTATGCAGCAGGAATGTTTTATGAAGCTATTGTAGTAAATGCTCCTGAAAGATTAGCTAATATTCCAGTTCCTAAAAGAGCTAGTTACATCAGAGTTCTTATGTTGGAACTTAATCGTATTGCTAATCATCTTTTATGGCTTGGTCCCTTTTTAGCAGACGTAGGAGCTCAAACTCCATTTTTCTATATCTTTCGAGAAAGAGAAATGATTTATGATCTATGGGAAGCTGCCACTGGACAAAGGCTAATAAATAATAATTTCTTTAGGATAGGTGGTGTCGCATGTGATCTTCCATACGGATGGTTAGAAAAATGTATGGACTTTTGCGATTGGTTCGGTCCTAAAATAGATGAATACGAAAAATTAATCACAAATAATCCGATTTTTAGAAAAAGAATTGAAGGTCTTGGAACAATACAAAGAGATCAGGCAATTAATTGGTCTTTATCTGGGCCAATGCTTAGAGCATCTGGTGTTTCCTGGGATTTAAGGAAAGTGGATAGTTATGAATGTTATGACGATTTTGATTGGCAGATCGCTTCAGAAAAAGAAGGAGATTGTTATGCGAGATATCGAGTAAGAGTTGAAGAGATGAGACAATCACTGAGCATTATTCGCCAAGCCTGCAAAATGATTCCAGGAGGTCCAACAGAAAATTTAGAAGCTCAAAGAATGGCGACTGAAGATAAGAAGAGTGAAATATTTGGTATTGACTATCAATATGTAGCTAAGAAGGTTGCTCCAACTTTTAAAATTCCTAATGGAGAATTGTATACAAGATTAGAGTCCGGAAAAGGAGAAATAGGTGTATTTATTCAAGGTAATAATGAAGTTACCCCATGGAGATTTAAAATCAGAGCAGCTGATTTAAACAATCTGCAAATATTGCCTCATATTCTTAAAGGTGCCAAAATCGCTGATATTATGGCAATCCTTGGTTCAATAGATGTCATTATGGGCTCCGTTGATAGATAA
- a CDS encoding cysteine desulfurase family protein yields the protein MLSTPILLDYQSSTPCSKDVVDSMKPFWSEIFSNPSSKSNLAGIKASAILEASREKIEQNLFLKNKKVIFTSGATESNNLALLGFARNFHKKTGNYGHIITLKTEHKAVLEPLNQLKKEGFMVTEITPERDGIISEEQFKKNIRKDTFMVSVMMANNEIGVIQPIENIAKICKSKGITFHSDFAQCLGYVELDNLLSDVNMITMSSHKIYGPKGIGLLLIDQEITLEPLIVGGGQEYGLRSGTLPLPLVVGFAKAIEMAVFNQKNNAEKLLLYRNNLLEGLLENNSGLLINGSIKNRLPHNLNLTVLDLNGAKFHKLIKSKIICSSGSTCSNGEPSHVLLALGRSFKEAESSIRLSIGLSTNSNDIKQAIHILTNSIKSLR from the coding sequence ATGCTATCAACTCCCATACTACTAGACTATCAATCTTCAACTCCTTGCTCTAAAGATGTTGTTGATTCTATGAAACCTTTTTGGAGTGAGATATTTTCTAATCCTTCAAGTAAATCTAATTTGGCGGGTATCAAAGCAAGCGCTATATTGGAAGCCTCAAGAGAAAAAATAGAACAAAATTTATTTCTTAAAAATAAAAAGGTTATTTTTACCAGTGGGGCAACAGAATCTAATAACCTAGCTTTATTAGGTTTTGCAAGAAATTTCCACAAAAAAACAGGCAATTATGGACATATTATTACCTTGAAAACGGAGCATAAAGCTGTACTTGAACCCCTAAACCAACTAAAAAAAGAGGGATTTATGGTTACAGAAATTACTCCGGAAAGAGATGGCATAATTTCAGAAGAACAGTTCAAAAAGAATATTAGAAAAGATACATTTATGGTTAGTGTCATGATGGCAAATAACGAAATAGGAGTTATTCAGCCCATAGAAAATATTGCAAAGATATGTAAATCAAAAGGAATAACTTTTCACTCTGATTTTGCGCAATGTTTAGGTTATGTCGAATTAGACAATCTTCTATCAGATGTAAATATGATAACGATGAGTTCTCATAAAATTTATGGTCCCAAAGGGATAGGACTTCTTTTGATTGATCAAGAAATTACTCTTGAGCCTTTAATTGTTGGAGGAGGGCAGGAATATGGTCTTAGATCTGGTACCTTACCTCTTCCTTTAGTAGTAGGCTTTGCTAAAGCAATAGAGATGGCAGTTTTTAATCAAAAAAATAATGCTGAGAAATTACTTTTGTATAGAAATAACCTTTTAGAGGGTTTGTTAGAAAATAATTCAGGTTTATTAATTAATGGCTCCATAAAAAATAGGTTACCTCATAATTTAAATTTGACTGTATTGGATTTAAACGGAGCAAAGTTTCATAAACTTATAAAATCTAAAATAATTTGTTCTAGTGGATCGACATGCAGTAATGGTGAACCATCTCATGTTTTACTCGCCTTAGGTAGATCTTTTAAAGAAGCAGAATCTTCAATAAGGTTAAGTATAGGATTAAGCACTAATTCAAATGATATAAAACAAGCAATTCATATTCTTACAAATTCGATCAAATCATTACGTTAG
- a CDS encoding response regulator transcription factor, whose amino-acid sequence MNEINQINNEPVRKSRILLVDDEPGLRTAVKTFLEDEGFEIFIAVDGEDGWEKAQTIFPDLIISDIMMPRANGYALLEKIREDEKLGGTPVIFLTAKGMTLDRTEGYLAGVDDYISKPFDPDELAARVKNVINRQERLLKEAARFADIDVSKMAKQITEIKSMLTDQNPTNSENKINLPSFTPREASVLQLVAEGLMNKEIARQLETSIRNVEKYVSRLFIKTGTSSRTELVRYALENHLVK is encoded by the coding sequence ATGAATGAAATTAATCAAATAAATAATGAACCAGTAAGAAAATCAAGAATTTTATTAGTTGATGATGAGCCTGGTTTAAGAACAGCTGTTAAAACATTTCTAGAAGATGAAGGCTTTGAAATATTTATTGCAGTTGATGGAGAGGATGGTTGGGAAAAAGCTCAAACAATTTTTCCCGATTTGATCATTAGTGATATTATGATGCCCCGAGCTAACGGTTATGCTTTATTAGAAAAAATTAGAGAAGATGAAAAATTAGGAGGAACTCCAGTTATTTTTCTAACTGCAAAAGGAATGACCCTAGACAGAACAGAAGGTTATCTTGCAGGCGTTGATGATTATATTTCAAAACCTTTCGACCCCGATGAATTAGCTGCGAGAGTTAAAAATGTAATCAACAGACAAGAACGTTTACTAAAAGAAGCAGCACGATTCGCAGATATAGACGTAAGCAAAATGGCGAAGCAAATTACTGAAATAAAATCTATGCTCACAGACCAAAATCCGACTAATTCAGAAAATAAAATAAATCTTCCTAGTTTTACTCCAAGAGAAGCGAGTGTACTTCAACTAGTAGCAGAGGGGCTGATGAACAAGGAAATTGCAAGACAGCTTGAAACATCTATTAGAAATGTTGAAAAATATGTAAGTAGACTTTTTATCAAGACAGGTACATCTAGCCGAACCGAATTAGTTCGTTATGCACTTGAAAATCATTTAGTTAAATGA
- a CDS encoding chorismate-binding protein: MKNDLNFTDFLKDVFSTFDKKVENSGLVSICVEIPCIDLFHLYELFINKYQFSSFWEESDGISYIALEKCKYVTLDGPKRFEVAKDFNSENFKSLINLTNQSHISSLSKIIYLFSFSENLNNKYLSLDVPSLEAILPKILIIKSDNNCWLRINGHVEGKSSLRTLIEEIWAIRNQVINSDSELEKLSSLKNSFDFLIIDDFLNSLETSKINLKQVINRGIQLVEKGILDKIVLANRVKIKLKNKLDLLGILKRLKNNQPNTCRYVWKRNSKDILFGASPEKLFSFTKPNLILEALAGTISTDSNFDKLLRSSKDLKEHNYVIKYLIKCLEVSKITNYKKSDIKVNSFGDISHLQTHIFSTVENICPFELLKNLHPSPAVCGYPKNEALDWINTLESFPRGNYASPMGWVDASGNASFLVAIRGARYIEENIEFTAGSGIVSGSVLEKEIDEIKLKFESIVKQIFSAKNPR; the protein is encoded by the coding sequence ATGAAAAATGATTTAAACTTTACAGATTTTTTAAAAGATGTATTTTCTACTTTCGATAAGAAAGTGGAAAATTCTGGATTAGTAAGTATTTGTGTTGAGATTCCTTGTATTGATTTATTTCACTTATATGAATTGTTTATAAATAAATATCAGTTTTCTTCATTTTGGGAAGAATCTGATGGCATTTCATATATTGCTCTCGAGAAATGTAAATATGTTACTTTGGATGGTCCAAAAAGATTTGAGGTAGCAAAAGACTTTAATTCTGAGAATTTTAAAAGTTTAATTAACTTAACAAATCAATCACATATTTCCTCACTTTCAAAAATAATTTATTTATTTTCTTTTTCTGAAAATTTGAATAATAAGTATTTATCTTTAGATGTTCCTAGTTTGGAAGCTATCTTACCAAAAATATTAATTATTAAAAGCGATAATAATTGCTGGTTAAGAATCAATGGTCATGTTGAAGGTAAGTCATCATTAAGAACATTAATTGAAGAAATATGGGCAATTAGAAATCAGGTTATTAATTCTGACTCAGAATTAGAAAAATTATCTAGCTTAAAAAATAGTTTTGATTTTCTTATTATTGATGATTTCTTAAACTCCTTAGAAACTTCTAAAATCAATTTGAAACAGGTAATAAATAGAGGGATTCAATTAGTAGAGAAAGGTATCCTAGATAAGATAGTTTTAGCTAACAGGGTTAAAATAAAACTTAAAAATAAATTAGATTTATTAGGAATTTTAAAAAGATTAAAAAATAATCAACCAAATACATGCAGATACGTTTGGAAAAGGAATAGTAAGGATATTTTGTTTGGAGCATCTCCAGAAAAATTATTTTCTTTTACTAAACCTAATTTAATTTTGGAGGCTCTTGCTGGAACCATCTCAACTGATTCAAATTTTGATAAACTCCTTAGAAGTTCTAAAGACTTAAAGGAACATAATTATGTAATAAAGTATTTAATAAAATGTTTAGAAGTTTCAAAAATAACAAACTATAAAAAAAGTGATATCAAGGTTAATTCCTTTGGAGATATTTCTCATTTGCAAACACACATTTTCTCTACAGTTGAAAACATATGTCCTTTTGAATTGCTTAAAAATTTGCATCCATCTCCGGCTGTTTGTGGATACCCAAAAAATGAAGCGTTGGATTGGATCAACACTCTTGAGTCTTTTCCTAGAGGAAATTATGCTTCTCCAATGGGTTGGGTTGATGCATCAGGAAATGCTTCATTTCTTGTGGCAATAAGAGGCGCTAGATATATTGAAGAAAATATTGAATTTACTGCCGGTTCAGGTATTGTTTCAGGCTCTGTTTTAGAGAAAGAAATAGATGAGATTAAATTAAAATTTGAATCTATAGTAAAACAAATATTTTCCGCTAAAAATCCTAGATAA
- the rsmH gene encoding 16S rRNA (cytosine(1402)-N(4))-methyltransferase RsmH, with protein MQTDLSDSSFFNHKSVMTDEIMASLEHYPLINTTQLKGIDATLGGGGHSYHLLRKYSDLNIIGLDQDPFARKSASKKLDEFKNRIDIRAANFADFEPNAKVSFVIADLGVNSNQIDTPNRGFSFQKDGPLDMRMNPLLEVNAEKLIETLNEKDLANLIYKYGDERLSRKIARKIKMDLKVNGKYSGTKDLAYSIAGCFPPKQRYKKIHPATRTFQALRIAVNKEIEVLEKFLQVVPGWLLPGGIISIISFHSLEDRLVKNAFKNDQRLRNLTKKPITPSEQEVEVNKRARSGKLRIAQLK; from the coding sequence ATGCAAACTGACCTATCTGATTCATCTTTTTTCAATCATAAATCAGTTATGACAGATGAGATTATGGCATCATTAGAGCATTACCCATTAATAAATACAACCCAACTTAAAGGAATAGACGCAACTTTAGGCGGAGGCGGGCACTCTTATCATTTATTGAGAAAATATTCGGATTTAAATATAATTGGACTTGATCAAGATCCATTCGCAAGAAAATCAGCATCAAAAAAACTTGATGAATTTAAAAATAGGATTGATATAAGGGCTGCAAATTTTGCGGATTTTGAACCAAATGCAAAAGTTTCTTTTGTGATTGCAGATCTTGGAGTAAATAGTAACCAAATTGATACCCCAAACAGAGGATTTAGTTTTCAAAAAGATGGTCCCCTTGATATGCGCATGAATCCTTTGCTTGAGGTTAATGCAGAAAAATTAATTGAGACTTTAAATGAAAAAGATCTAGCTAATCTAATTTATAAATATGGAGATGAGAGATTATCACGAAAGATTGCTAGAAAAATAAAAATGGATTTAAAGGTAAACGGGAAATATTCTGGTACAAAAGATTTGGCTTATTCTATTGCAGGATGCTTCCCACCAAAACAAAGATATAAAAAAATACACCCAGCAACTAGAACATTCCAAGCACTAAGAATTGCCGTTAATAAAGAAATTGAAGTATTAGAAAAATTTTTGCAAGTTGTCCCTGGTTGGCTACTTCCAGGTGGAATTATTTCTATTATTAGTTTTCATTCCTTGGAGGATAGATTAGTTAAAAATGCTTTTAAGAATGATCAAAGACTAAGAAACCTGACAAAAAAGCCAATAACTCCTTCCGAACAAGAAGTCGAAGTCAATAAAAGAGCTAGAAGTGGAAAATTAAGAATTGCTCAATTAAAGTAA
- the grxC gene encoding glutaredoxin 3, giving the protein MSKVEIYTWQYCPFCIRAKSLLKKKNINFTEYKIDGDENARALMTERADGRRTLPQIFIDNEGIGGCDDLYILENENKLDSLLN; this is encoded by the coding sequence ATGTCCAAAGTTGAAATTTATACTTGGCAATATTGCCCATTCTGTATTCGAGCAAAATCTCTACTCAAGAAAAAAAATATAAATTTTACAGAATATAAAATAGATGGCGATGAAAATGCCAGAGCATTGATGACTGAAAGAGCTGATGGTAGAAGAACATTACCTCAAATATTTATAGATAATGAGGGTATCGGAGGCTGCGATGATCTCTACATACTAGAAAATGAAAATAAACTAGACTCATTATTAAACTAG
- a CDS encoding o-succinylbenzoate synthase, which translates to MNLIFKKKSYCFKFSTKVENSKTTYLTKSGWIIKLKNKDKKIGFGEVSPLLKEDLKKCEEQLNMIPDNLEVLNLSEQINIFHPCIQSAINSALAEINGKIIFKENYFFDEIDKTAILLDTNNVISDLNKIKKSQSNIGKSITIKWKVALKNNNEEEAILAEILSQIDNNIKLRIDANGSWGRKMANRWADILKDNKNIDWLEQPLSVDDIDGLKELNKKIPIALDESLLKFPTLIDEWKGWQIRRPSQEKNPDKLLRDLENKKALISISTSFETGIGRRWLYHLSSLQLQGPTPKVPGLAMKKFPNSFLFSDEAKKIWDQL; encoded by the coding sequence ATGAACTTAATATTTAAAAAAAAATCTTATTGCTTTAAGTTTTCCACAAAAGTAGAAAATTCTAAAACCACTTACCTTACAAAATCGGGTTGGATAATTAAATTAAAAAATAAAGATAAAAAAATTGGATTTGGAGAGGTTTCACCTCTACTAAAAGAAGACTTAAAAAAATGTGAAGAACAATTAAATATGATTCCTGATAATTTAGAAGTACTAAATTTATCTGAACAAATAAATATTTTTCACCCATGCATTCAGTCTGCAATAAATTCAGCTTTAGCAGAAATAAATGGGAAAATAATTTTTAAAGAAAACTATTTTTTTGATGAAATTGATAAAACAGCCATACTTTTAGATACTAATAATGTAATATCAGATTTAAATAAAATTAAAAAAAGTCAATCTAATATTGGCAAATCAATAACCATAAAATGGAAAGTAGCTTTAAAAAATAATAATGAGGAAGAAGCAATTTTAGCAGAAATTTTAAGCCAAATAGATAATAATATTAAGTTGAGGATAGATGCTAATGGTTCTTGGGGAAGGAAAATGGCTAACAGATGGGCTGATATTTTGAAAGATAACAAAAATATAGATTGGTTGGAACAACCTCTTTCTGTTGATGATATTGATGGACTTAAAGAACTCAACAAAAAAATTCCAATAGCTTTAGACGAATCACTTTTAAAATTTCCAACTTTGATTGATGAGTGGAAGGGTTGGCAAATTCGAAGACCTTCTCAAGAAAAGAATCCAGATAAGCTTTTAAGAGACTTAGAAAATAAAAAAGCTTTAATATCTATAAGTACTTCATTTGAAACTGGAATAGGAAGGAGATGGCTTTATCATTTATCATCGCTACAGTTACAAGGACCAACACCAAAAGTTCCTGGTTTAGCAATGAAAAAGTTCCCTAACTCTTTCCTATTTTCAGATGAAGCAAAAAAGATATGGGATCAACTATGA
- a CDS encoding AMP-binding protein, protein MGSTMKSKIHIIEVENNEIQSMEKIIQKIRENKIIYIKNKFHKNEEVLDSIHKNGPAIILNSSGSSGKPRKCIHNLNNLKLSAATSGQWLKDQGFELHNCIIFNTLPLNHISGLMPIFRSQTWGCDCINIAPNLIKKTRELLLFTIKSKKNKKHLITSLVPTQLIRLLAEKEGINWLKIFDLIWVGGASITRETAEKCIQEQIKLAPCYGSTETAAMVTSLKPKEFLMGYENVGEILPDTKIRINERGLIEIKSARIGIEIIDSSKTEDFKNKNGWLQTGDLGEINQINNSLYLKFIGRIDNAFNSGGELVFPEVIESRLNNFIMKENIPINKFNISKVPDKLWGNKIKIIIEFKKLTNHKNIENSLNLLKNFSQSWPKHEKPEKWIIKNKNTSTEEINYKFQK, encoded by the coding sequence ATGGGATCAACTATGAAAAGTAAAATTCATATTATTGAAGTTGAAAATAATGAAATTCAATCTATGGAGAAAATTATTCAGAAAATTAGAGAAAACAAAATAATTTATATAAAAAACAAATTTCATAAAAACGAAGAGGTACTTGATTCGATACATAAAAATGGACCAGCGATTATCTTAAACAGCAGTGGTAGCAGTGGTAAACCTAGAAAATGTATTCACAATTTAAATAATCTGAAATTATCTGCCGCTACTTCAGGACAATGGCTAAAAGATCAAGGATTTGAATTACACAACTGTATAATTTTTAACACTTTACCCCTCAACCATATAAGTGGCTTAATGCCAATTTTTAGAAGCCAAACTTGGGGATGTGATTGTATTAATATTGCTCCAAATTTAATAAAAAAAACTCGAGAACTTTTACTTTTTACAATTAAATCTAAAAAAAACAAAAAACACTTGATTACTTCATTAGTACCTACCCAATTAATAAGACTTTTAGCTGAAAAAGAGGGTATTAATTGGCTAAAAATTTTTGATTTAATTTGGGTAGGTGGAGCTTCAATTACCCGCGAAACTGCAGAAAAATGTATACAAGAACAAATAAAATTAGCACCTTGTTACGGCTCAACTGAAACAGCAGCAATGGTTACGAGTTTAAAACCAAAAGAATTCTTAATGGGTTATGAAAACGTTGGAGAAATACTACCTGATACAAAAATAAGAATTAACGAACGAGGATTAATCGAGATAAAATCAGCTAGAATTGGAATCGAAATAATAGACTCTTCAAAAACTGAAGATTTCAAAAATAAAAATGGTTGGTTGCAAACAGGTGATTTAGGTGAAATCAATCAAATCAATAATTCTTTATATTTAAAGTTTATCGGAAGAATTGATAACGCTTTTAATTCAGGCGGAGAACTCGTTTTTCCAGAAGTAATTGAATCTCGATTAAATAATTTCATTATGAAAGAAAATATCCCAATTAATAAATTCAATATTTCAAAAGTGCCCGACAAATTATGGGGAAATAAAATTAAAATAATTATTGAATTTAAAAAACTTACAAATCATAAAAATATTGAAAATTCATTAAATTTATTAAAAAACTTTTCTCAAAGTTGGCCTAAACATGAAAAACCCGAGAAATGGATTATTAAAAACAAAAATACAAGTACAGAAGAAATAAATTATAAATTTCAAAAATAA
- a CDS encoding acyl-CoA thioesterase: MKPSDWLILQKKVRFGDCDSAGVIHFHNLLKWSHEAWEESIEIYGIPYQDIFPDFSLRKNQIIFPIVNCEANFRAPIKIGDFLKVKISPHKINTHLFQVNSLFIKNGNKVAEGKIIHCSLDVDSRNKIELPDHLERWIEASNVSTNLKEC; the protein is encoded by the coding sequence ATGAAACCCTCTGATTGGTTAATACTGCAGAAAAAAGTACGATTTGGTGACTGTGATTCTGCAGGTGTAATTCATTTTCATAACTTATTAAAATGGTCACACGAAGCTTGGGAAGAAAGTATTGAAATTTATGGGATTCCTTATCAAGATATTTTTCCAGATTTTTCTTTACGTAAAAATCAGATTATTTTTCCCATAGTAAATTGCGAAGCGAACTTCCGTGCTCCTATTAAAATTGGAGATTTCTTAAAAGTAAAAATTTCCCCTCATAAAATTAATACTCATTTGTTCCAAGTAAATAGCCTTTTTATAAAAAATGGAAATAAAGTAGCAGAAGGAAAAATAATACATTGTTCTTTAGATGTTGATTCAAGAAATAAAATAGAACTTCCCGATCATCTAGAAAGATGGATAGAGGCTTCAAATGTAAGTACAAATTTAAAAGAGTGCTAA